A portion of the Micromonospora vinacea genome contains these proteins:
- a CDS encoding MFS transporter: MPSYSRSGRSVLGRTVGTGIRAIRLLLRGSLGSGRWVTRRAGRARARGAGGEVGMVRLFDLHALSCAGDTLIAIGLAGTIFFNVPLGEARSKVALYLLVTMVPFAMLAPVVGPLLDHFRHGRRYALAATMLGRAFLAWLISDYIHGFGLYPAAFGVLALSRAYGVARSAAVPRLLPEGLGLSQVGARASVYGTVAGALVAPIGLAAFWFGPQWPLRVASVIFLVGMVISLRLPPKADSEPPERVPRPLRALGRRGGDRPLGRGRPSGRLVIATLIGAATLRALYGFLLLFLAFAIKKGDLTTVVFGRDLGAEWALGVVGGALAVGTFLATAIGTRLRIHRPTAIQSSSMIIVAGVAVLAVIQFSLVMVALLCLVAAMVSGIAKLAVDASIQERIPERLRASSFAHSETVLMLAFVAGGGLGLVPFDGRMGIAVAAGVGVLAAIRGVLAAARLRGEKLAGRPLGDDELTEDELTDEPGDPAPTSPAPAQTSSPQYDDPSLAPPGYHIYRPSSAVGGPGGGADDETRRESPGPLS, translated from the coding sequence ATGCCGTCGTACTCCCGCTCCGGGCGTTCCGTCCTCGGGCGGACCGTCGGCACCGGCATTCGCGCCATTCGTCTGCTGTTGCGCGGTTCGCTGGGCAGCGGCCGCTGGGTGACCCGCCGGGCCGGTCGGGCCCGGGCCCGGGGTGCCGGTGGCGAGGTCGGCATGGTTCGCCTGTTCGACCTGCACGCGCTCTCCTGTGCCGGCGACACTCTGATCGCCATCGGTCTGGCCGGCACGATCTTCTTCAACGTGCCGCTCGGTGAGGCCCGCAGCAAGGTCGCGCTCTACCTGCTGGTGACCATGGTGCCGTTCGCGATGCTCGCCCCGGTGGTGGGCCCGCTGCTGGATCACTTCCGGCACGGCCGGCGGTACGCCCTGGCCGCGACGATGCTCGGCCGCGCCTTCCTGGCCTGGTTGATCTCCGACTACATCCACGGCTTCGGGCTCTATCCGGCCGCGTTCGGGGTGCTCGCGCTCTCCCGGGCGTACGGCGTGGCCCGCTCCGCGGCGGTGCCCCGGCTGCTGCCGGAGGGCCTCGGCCTGTCCCAGGTGGGTGCCCGGGCCAGCGTCTACGGCACTGTCGCGGGTGCGCTGGTGGCGCCGATCGGGTTGGCCGCGTTCTGGTTCGGGCCGCAGTGGCCGCTACGGGTCGCGTCGGTGATCTTCCTGGTCGGCATGGTGATCTCCCTGCGGCTGCCACCGAAGGCCGACTCGGAGCCACCGGAACGGGTCCCTCGGCCACTGCGCGCGCTGGGCCGCCGCGGTGGCGATCGACCCCTGGGCCGGGGCCGACCGTCCGGCCGGCTGGTGATCGCGACCCTGATCGGCGCCGCGACGCTGCGCGCGCTCTACGGCTTCCTGTTGCTCTTCCTCGCCTTCGCGATCAAGAAGGGCGACCTGACCACAGTGGTGTTCGGCCGGGATCTGGGCGCCGAGTGGGCGTTGGGCGTGGTCGGCGGCGCGCTCGCGGTCGGCACCTTCCTGGCCACCGCCATCGGCACCCGACTGCGCATCCACCGGCCGACCGCCATCCAGTCCAGCAGCATGATCATCGTGGCCGGGGTGGCGGTGCTCGCCGTCATCCAGTTCTCGCTGGTGATGGTCGCCCTGCTCTGCCTGGTCGCCGCAATGGTCAGCGGGATAGCGAAGCTGGCCGTGGACGCCTCGATCCAGGAGCGCATCCCGGAACGGTTGCGGGCCAGTTCCTTCGCCCACTCCGAGACGGTGCTGATGCTCGCCTTCGTCGCCGGCGGCGGGCTCGGGCTGGTGCCGTTCGACGGTCGGATGGGCATCGCCGTGGCCGCCGGGGTGGGCGTCCTGGCCGCGATCCGGGGTGTGCTGGCCGCCGCCCGGCTGCGCGGCGAGAAGCTGGCCGGCCGGCCGCTCGGCGACGACGAGTTGACCGAGGACGAGTTGACCGACGAGCCCGGCGATCCCGCCCCCACCTCACCAGCACCGGCCCAGACCAGCTCACCGCAGTACGACGACCCGAGCCTCGCCCCGCCGGGCTACCACATCTACCGCCCGTCGTCGGCGGTTGGCGGCCCGGGTGGCGGGGCCGACGACGAAACCCGCCGCGAGTCCCCCGGCCCGCTCTCGTGA
- a CDS encoding MarR family winged helix-turn-helix transcriptional regulator translates to MTERTVTAERVPPAQLAPQLRDAITRLNRRVRQARPVGDLTVTQVSALTSLRLAGAMTPRELADVERVQPPTMTKIVGKLEDRGLVRRTPHPTDGRQVILAATEGGQAVLDQFERARDEWLAHRLAALDEDERETLQRAAEILQQLARA, encoded by the coding sequence GTGACGGAGCGGACGGTGACGGCGGAACGCGTGCCACCGGCGCAGCTGGCTCCCCAGCTGCGTGATGCGATCACCCGACTCAACCGGCGGGTCCGACAGGCCCGACCGGTCGGCGACCTCACGGTCACCCAGGTCTCCGCGCTCACCAGCCTGCGGCTGGCGGGCGCGATGACCCCCCGGGAACTGGCCGACGTGGAGCGGGTGCAGCCGCCGACGATGACCAAGATCGTCGGGAAGTTGGAGGACCGCGGTCTCGTGCGGCGGACCCCCCATCCGACCGACGGGCGGCAGGTCATCCTCGCGGCGACCGAAGGAGGGCAGGCCGTGCTCGACCAGTTCGAGCGGGCCCGCGACGAGTGGCTGGCCCACCGGCTGGCCGCACTCGACGAGGACGAACGGGAGACCCTGCAGAGGGCCGCCGAGATTCTTCAGCAGCTCGCTCGCGCCTGA
- a CDS encoding helix-turn-helix domain-containing protein, which yields MTEASDHSDEADGADLGPVLRALRRRADLSQRQLAEKSGVPQPTLARIESGRSVDPRFRTVERLVQAAGGQLAIGVPPSVSGVTEPTPVPHDDMRDGADRRYPAHLDVWPVHEPRDWPGAWWAEWYRLPPERYPLPLPPAAYELNRRYRDNRRWAAEIRRTTQVRWVVGSDLPATCWRYVAELPAGQLVGELRAHERSPFLEYGEWHPDQPEREMVLDGVLVDPRYRRLGLGRRLVTALLTGMREAGIDDAAAVAEGFGTDLLLACGFDIEARRAAALRLGHRDKRWFS from the coding sequence GTGACCGAGGCGAGTGACCACAGCGACGAGGCCGACGGCGCCGATCTCGGCCCGGTGCTCCGCGCGCTGCGTCGGCGAGCCGACCTGAGTCAACGGCAGTTGGCCGAGAAATCCGGGGTGCCGCAGCCGACGCTGGCCCGGATCGAGTCGGGGCGGTCGGTCGATCCCCGATTCCGGACGGTGGAACGCCTCGTCCAGGCGGCGGGTGGGCAGTTGGCCATCGGCGTTCCACCATCTGTCTCCGGCGTTACCGAGCCCACGCCGGTTCCGCACGACGACATGCGGGACGGGGCAGACCGTCGGTACCCGGCTCACCTGGACGTCTGGCCGGTCCACGAGCCTCGGGACTGGCCCGGCGCCTGGTGGGCGGAGTGGTACAGGTTGCCGCCTGAGCGGTATCCACTTCCGCTGCCACCGGCCGCGTATGAGCTGAACCGGCGTTATCGCGACAACCGGCGGTGGGCCGCCGAGATCCGGCGGACCACGCAGGTGCGCTGGGTGGTCGGCAGCGACCTGCCGGCCACCTGCTGGCGGTACGTCGCCGAACTGCCCGCCGGGCAACTGGTTGGTGAGCTGCGGGCCCACGAGCGGAGCCCGTTCCTGGAGTACGGGGAGTGGCATCCGGACCAGCCGGAGCGGGAGATGGTGCTCGACGGCGTGCTCGTTGATCCCCGGTACCGACGGTTGGGGCTCGGGCGTCGGCTGGTGACCGCACTGCTGACCGGGATGCGCGAGGCGGGCATCGACGACGCGGCCGCAGTCGCCGAGGGTTTCGGCACCGACCTGCTGCTGGCGTGCGGCTTCGACATCGAGGCACGCCGAGCAGCCGCACTGCGGCTGGGCCACCGTGACAAACGCTGGTTCTCCTGA
- a CDS encoding 1,4-dihydroxy-6-naphthoate synthase — protein MALSLAISPCPNDTFVFHALVHGRVPGAPPVEVTYADVDVTNTAAEQGAFDLVKVSFAALPWLLDDYHLLPCGGALGRGCGPLVLTRGDRDGGPDRTDLTGATVAVPGDRTTAYLLFRLWSAGRPPARIEVVPFHEIMPGVAAGRYDAGLVIHEARFTYHRHGLSALVDLGEWWEADTGLPIPLGAILARRGAVDPEAAAGWVRESVRQAWADPAASREYVLAHAQEMELDVVDRHIGLYVNEFTADLGEAGFAAVAALLDRAATAGLVPQTSSSRATAWTS, from the coding sequence GTGGCGCTCTCCCTGGCGATCTCGCCCTGCCCCAACGACACGTTCGTCTTCCACGCGCTGGTGCACGGGCGGGTGCCCGGCGCGCCGCCGGTCGAGGTGACCTACGCCGACGTGGACGTCACCAACACGGCGGCCGAGCAGGGCGCGTTCGACCTGGTGAAGGTGAGCTTCGCGGCGCTGCCCTGGCTGCTCGACGACTACCACCTGCTGCCCTGCGGCGGCGCGCTCGGTCGCGGTTGTGGCCCGCTGGTGCTCACCCGGGGCGACCGTGACGGCGGGCCGGACCGCACCGACCTGACCGGTGCCACGGTGGCGGTGCCGGGTGACCGGACCACCGCGTACCTGCTGTTCCGGCTCTGGTCGGCCGGGCGGCCACCGGCCCGGATCGAGGTGGTCCCGTTCCACGAGATCATGCCGGGCGTGGCTGCTGGGCGCTACGACGCTGGGCTGGTCATCCACGAGGCCCGGTTCACCTACCACCGGCACGGCCTGAGCGCCCTTGTCGACCTCGGCGAATGGTGGGAGGCCGACACCGGCCTGCCCATCCCCCTCGGCGCGATCCTGGCCCGACGTGGGGCGGTCGACCCGGAGGCGGCGGCCGGCTGGGTCCGCGAGTCGGTCCGGCAGGCCTGGGCGGACCCGGCGGCAAGCCGCGAGTACGTGCTGGCGCACGCCCAGGAGATGGAGCTCGACGTGGTGGACCGGCACATCGGCCTCTACGTCAACGAGTTCACCGCGGACCTGGGCGAGGCCGGTTTCGCCGCGGTGGCGGCACTGCTCGACCGGGCCGCCACCGCCGGCCTGGTGCCTCAGACCTCCAGCTCGCGGGCCACCGCGTGGACCAGCTGA
- a CDS encoding futalosine hydrolase, with protein sequence MTGLLVVTAVPAEADAVRAGLTDLTVTVTPIGVGPAVAGAATARLLALAEAAGRPYRAVVSAGVAGGFTGRAEVGDTVLGTASIAADLGAESPDGFIPVDELGMPPALLGAGGRVPADTGLLAALRAALPMATVGPVLTVSTVTGTAASTDELRRRHPEAVAEAMEGYGVAVAAAQAGVPFAELRTISNPIGPRDRDAWRLREALAALTAAAPALR encoded by the coding sequence GTGACCGGCCTGCTGGTGGTGACGGCGGTCCCGGCCGAGGCGGACGCGGTCCGCGCCGGGCTGACCGACCTCACAGTGACCGTCACCCCGATCGGTGTGGGCCCGGCCGTCGCCGGCGCCGCCACCGCCCGGCTGTTGGCGCTGGCCGAGGCCGCCGGTCGCCCGTACCGTGCGGTGGTCAGCGCCGGCGTGGCGGGCGGCTTCACCGGGCGGGCCGAGGTCGGCGACACGGTGCTCGGCACCGCCAGCATCGCCGCCGACCTGGGCGCCGAGTCGCCCGACGGCTTCATCCCCGTCGACGAGTTGGGCATGCCGCCCGCGCTGCTCGGCGCCGGCGGCAGGGTGCCGGCGGACACGGGCCTGCTGGCGGCGCTGCGGGCCGCCCTCCCGATGGCCACGGTCGGTCCGGTGCTCACTGTCAGCACCGTCACCGGCACCGCCGCCAGCACCGACGAGCTGCGCCGGAGGCATCCGGAAGCGGTCGCCGAGGCCATGGAGGGGTACGGCGTGGCGGTCGCCGCGGCGCAGGCCGGGGTGCCCTTCGCCGAGCTGCGCACCATCTCCAACCCGATCGGCCCCCGCGACCGGGACGCCTGGCGGCTGCGCGAAGCCCTGGCCGCCCTGACCGCGGCAGCCCCGGCCCTGCGCTGA
- a CDS encoding HAD family hydrolase, with translation MPALTVGFDLDMTLVDSRPGIAAAYRALTARTGVPVDAELAVSRLGPPLRTEIAHWFPPEQVESAVRVYRELYPAYAITPTLLLPGAREAIEAIRARGGRVLVVTSKIGRLARLHLDHLGLAVDELAGDLFAEQKATALREHGATHYVGDHVADMVAAAAAGVPGIGVATGPCSSDELRAAGAEVVLDELTEFPAALDRMIQLALEQ, from the coding sequence ATGCCCGCACTGACCGTCGGATTCGACCTCGACATGACCCTGGTGGATTCCCGCCCCGGCATCGCTGCGGCGTACCGGGCGCTGACCGCGAGGACCGGTGTGCCGGTCGACGCCGAGCTGGCGGTGTCCCGGCTCGGGCCGCCGCTGCGGACCGAGATCGCGCACTGGTTCCCGCCGGAGCAGGTCGAGTCGGCCGTGCGGGTGTATCGCGAGCTGTACCCGGCGTACGCGATCACCCCGACGCTCCTGCTGCCCGGCGCGCGGGAGGCCATCGAGGCTATCCGTGCGCGGGGTGGCCGGGTGCTGGTCGTCACATCCAAGATCGGCCGGCTGGCCCGGTTGCACCTGGACCACCTCGGTCTCGCTGTCGACGAGTTGGCCGGCGACCTGTTCGCCGAGCAGAAGGCGACAGCTCTGCGGGAGCACGGCGCGACCCACTACGTCGGCGATCACGTCGCGGACATGGTGGCGGCGGCAGCGGCCGGGGTGCCCGGCATCGGTGTGGCGACCGGCCCCTGCTCCTCCGATGAGCTGCGCGCGGCCGGGGCGGAAGTGGTGCTGGACGAGCTCACCGAATTCCCAGCGGCGCTCGACCGGATGATCCAGCTAGCCTTGGAGCAGTAG
- a CDS encoding DUF3027 domain-containing protein: MGNNGRVTRPASTRAARLDQVCAAAVEVARAGITEVDADDVGDHLQVVAEGDRLVTHYFECRLAGYNGWRWAVTVTRVPRSKTVTICETVLLPGPDALLAPGWLPWQERLKPGDLGPGDLLPTSPDDDRLVPGYLLSDDPAVEETAWELGLGRARVLSREGRIDTAQRWYDGDHGPAAAISTAAPAAARCGTCGFYLPLAGAMRQAFGACGNFYAPDDGRVVSADHGCGAHSETLIEAAETAVDELPTVYDDSAVEAMSVSRAAGSVEAAEPAEPYGHS, translated from the coding sequence ATGGGGAACAATGGTCGGGTGACCAGGCCCGCCTCCACCCGTGCCGCCCGTCTCGACCAGGTCTGCGCCGCCGCCGTCGAGGTGGCCCGCGCCGGCATCACCGAGGTGGACGCCGACGATGTCGGCGACCACCTGCAGGTCGTGGCCGAGGGTGATCGACTGGTCACCCACTACTTCGAATGTCGCCTCGCCGGCTACAACGGCTGGCGCTGGGCGGTCACCGTCACCCGGGTGCCGCGCAGCAAGACGGTGACCATCTGCGAGACGGTGTTGCTGCCCGGCCCGGACGCGCTGCTCGCGCCCGGCTGGCTGCCCTGGCAGGAGCGGCTCAAGCCGGGCGACCTGGGTCCGGGTGACCTGCTCCCGACCTCGCCCGACGACGATCGACTGGTCCCCGGCTACCTGCTCTCCGACGACCCGGCGGTCGAGGAGACGGCGTGGGAGCTGGGCCTCGGGCGCGCCCGCGTGCTCTCCCGGGAGGGCCGCATCGACACGGCGCAGCGCTGGTACGACGGTGACCACGGCCCCGCCGCGGCCATCTCGACCGCCGCTCCGGCCGCCGCCCGCTGCGGCACCTGCGGCTTCTACCTGCCGCTGGCCGGCGCGATGCGGCAGGCCTTCGGGGCGTGCGGCAACTTCTACGCCCCCGACGACGGCCGGGTGGTGAGCGCCGATCACGGGTGCGGTGCCCACTCCGAGACGTTGATCGAGGCGGCCGAGACCGCTGTCGACGAGCTGCCCACGGTGTACGACGACAGCGCGGTGGAGGCCATGTCGGTCAGCCGGGCCGCGGGCTCGGTGGAGGCGGCTGAGCCGGCGGAGCCGTACGGGCACTCCTGA
- a CDS encoding DUF2530 domain-containing protein: MPNEQPPRPAPLDPPMVPFALAGLVAWAVAGLVLLIFFRGWLTDHGHQNWLWTCLAGFLWGFPGLAVMMRHDANRRRRRAR; encoded by the coding sequence ATGCCGAACGAGCAGCCACCGCGGCCCGCGCCCCTGGACCCGCCGATGGTGCCGTTCGCCCTCGCCGGGTTGGTCGCGTGGGCGGTGGCCGGGCTGGTCCTGCTGATCTTCTTCCGGGGTTGGCTGACCGACCACGGTCACCAGAACTGGCTCTGGACCTGCCTCGCCGGCTTCCTGTGGGGCTTTCCGGGCCTCGCCGTGATGATGCGGCACGACGCCAACCGACGCCGCCGCCGCGCGAGGTGA
- a CDS encoding NCS2 family permease yields MAVAPPENGTPPNPAHPRNGFDRFFEISARGSTLSREVRGGLATFFTMAYIVVLNPLILGGAVDGDGKSLPIPALAAATALVAGLMTILMGVVGRFPLALAAGLGVNALVAYEIAPEMTWADAMGLVVIEGLIIAVLVLTGLRTAVFRSVPTQMKTAIGVGIGLFLTIIGLVDAGFVRRIPDAANTTVPVGLGIGGKLVSWPMLVFVVGLLITLVLVVRRVRGAILIGILASTVLAVIVEAIGNIGPSFVNGQPNPKGWSLNVPELPKSVVDLPDLSLLGKFNVLDSWGRAGWLVVLMFIFTLLITDFFDTMGTMVAVGQEGGLLDEQGTPPKAKEILLVDSIAAAAGGAASTSSNTSYIESAAGVAEGARTGVANLVTGALFLLAMFLAPLVVIVPFEAASTALVVVGFLMMTAVRTIDWSDYEIAIPAFLTIVLMPFTYSISNGIGAGLITFVVVKLARGKAREIHPLLYGVAALFVLYFLRGPIESLVL; encoded by the coding sequence ATGGCAGTAGCGCCGCCCGAGAACGGCACACCTCCCAACCCCGCTCATCCGCGTAACGGTTTCGACCGGTTCTTCGAGATTTCGGCCCGCGGCTCGACGTTGAGCCGTGAGGTACGCGGTGGCCTGGCGACCTTCTTCACGATGGCGTACATCGTGGTGCTCAACCCGCTGATCCTGGGTGGCGCCGTCGACGGTGACGGCAAGAGTCTCCCGATTCCCGCGCTGGCTGCGGCGACCGCGCTGGTCGCCGGCCTGATGACCATCCTGATGGGCGTGGTCGGCCGGTTCCCGCTGGCGCTCGCCGCCGGTCTGGGCGTCAACGCCCTGGTGGCGTACGAGATCGCTCCCGAGATGACCTGGGCCGACGCGATGGGCCTGGTGGTGATCGAGGGTCTGATCATTGCGGTGCTGGTGCTGACCGGTCTGCGGACCGCTGTGTTCCGCTCGGTGCCGACCCAGATGAAGACCGCTATCGGCGTGGGCATCGGCCTGTTCCTGACCATCATCGGCCTGGTGGACGCCGGCTTCGTCCGGCGCATCCCGGACGCCGCCAACACCACAGTTCCGGTCGGCCTGGGCATCGGCGGCAAGCTGGTGAGCTGGCCGATGCTGGTCTTCGTGGTGGGCCTGCTGATCACCCTGGTGCTGGTGGTCCGGCGGGTGAGGGGCGCGATCCTGATCGGCATCCTCGCCTCGACGGTGCTCGCGGTGATCGTGGAGGCGATCGGCAACATCGGCCCGTCGTTCGTCAACGGTCAGCCCAACCCGAAGGGCTGGTCGCTGAACGTGCCGGAGCTGCCCAAGTCGGTGGTCGACCTGCCGGACCTGTCGCTTCTCGGCAAGTTCAACGTGCTCGACTCGTGGGGCCGGGCCGGTTGGCTGGTCGTGCTGATGTTCATCTTCACGCTGTTGATCACGGACTTCTTCGACACGATGGGCACGATGGTCGCGGTCGGCCAGGAGGGTGGGCTGCTCGACGAGCAGGGCACCCCGCCGAAGGCCAAGGAGATCCTGTTGGTCGACTCGATCGCGGCGGCGGCCGGCGGTGCGGCCAGCACCTCCAGCAACACGTCGTACATCGAGAGCGCCGCCGGTGTCGCGGAGGGTGCGCGGACCGGTGTGGCCAACCTGGTCACCGGCGCGCTCTTCCTGCTCGCGATGTTCCTGGCGCCGCTGGTCGTGATCGTGCCGTTCGAGGCGGCGTCGACGGCCCTGGTGGTGGTCGGGTTCCTGATGATGACAGCGGTGCGGACGATCGACTGGTCCGACTACGAGATCGCCATCCCGGCGTTCCTCACGATCGTGCTGATGCCGTTCACCTACTCGATCTCCAACGGGATCGGCGCCGGTCTGATCACCTTCGTGGTGGTCAAGCTGGCGCGGGGCAAGGCCCGGGAGATCCACCCGTTGCTGTACGGGGTGGCCGCGCTCTTCGTGCTGTACTTCCTGCGTGGGCCGATCGAGTCCCTGGTGCTCTGA
- a CDS encoding cold-shock protein: MPTGRVKWYDTAKGYGFVTSDEGGDVFLPKGALPAGVTDLKGGQRVDFSVVDSRRGAQAMGVKLLDAPPSMSELRRRPAEELHGLVEDMIKVLEAKVQPDLRRGRYPDKKAAQKIAQLVHAVARELEV, encoded by the coding sequence GTGCCTACGGGTCGAGTGAAGTGGTACGACACGGCCAAGGGATACGGCTTCGTCACGAGTGACGAGGGTGGCGACGTGTTCCTGCCCAAGGGGGCGCTGCCGGCGGGTGTCACCGACCTCAAGGGTGGCCAGCGGGTCGACTTCAGCGTGGTGGACAGCCGCCGGGGCGCGCAGGCCATGGGGGTCAAGCTGCTGGACGCGCCGCCGTCGATGTCGGAGCTGCGCCGTCGGCCGGCCGAGGAACTGCACGGCCTGGTCGAAGACATGATCAAGGTGCTGGAGGCCAAGGTCCAGCCGGACCTGCGCCGGGGTCGGTACCCGGACAAGAAGGCCGCGCAGAAGATCGCTCAGCTGGTCCACGCGGTGGCCCGCGAGCTGGAGGTCTGA
- a CDS encoding MFS transporter, with protein MQAKLSTMFQSLQVRNYRLFASGQLIKLIGVWMMFIAQDWLVLELSNNSATALGVVTACQFTPVLLLTLLSGRLADRYDKRVLLFAANAFWSLLALGMSLLVLTDLVQLWHVFAFAALLGTANAVETPVRQAFVSELVGTPLLPNALSLNAAVFNSARIVGPAVAGLAIAAFDVGPVFLFTAVSSIAPLVNVVRMRTADLHRDALLPRDERASARVVDGLRYVWRRPDLLLPMAIMSVIGMSLFNFQLTLAALAKTVFHTGAASFGLFSTALAVGALGGALSGTGRRSRPSVWLVLGAAIACASFGTLVGLSTAYWLVVVLLVPTGFCMVFFAQAANQRIQMGVDAAFRGRVMALWVLVFLGTNPVGAPLIGWVAEHYGAGASIWMGGLISLAAAVIALTWQLRHSGARLRFRVLPMPRFYVTSADC; from the coding sequence GTGCAGGCGAAGCTGAGCACGATGTTCCAGTCCCTACAGGTCCGCAACTACCGCCTCTTCGCATCCGGGCAGCTGATCAAGTTGATCGGCGTCTGGATGATGTTCATCGCCCAGGACTGGCTCGTCCTCGAGCTCTCCAACAACTCGGCGACCGCGCTCGGCGTGGTCACCGCCTGCCAGTTCACCCCGGTGCTCCTGCTCACCCTGCTCTCCGGCCGGCTCGCCGACCGGTACGACAAGCGGGTGTTGCTCTTCGCCGCCAACGCCTTCTGGAGCCTCCTGGCGCTCGGCATGTCGCTGCTGGTCCTCACCGACCTGGTACAGCTCTGGCACGTCTTCGCCTTCGCCGCGCTGCTCGGCACTGCCAACGCGGTGGAGACCCCGGTCCGGCAGGCGTTCGTCTCCGAACTGGTCGGCACGCCGCTGCTGCCCAACGCGCTGTCGCTGAACGCCGCCGTGTTCAACTCCGCCCGGATCGTCGGCCCGGCCGTGGCCGGCCTGGCCATCGCCGCGTTCGACGTGGGCCCGGTCTTCCTCTTCACCGCTGTCAGCTCCATCGCGCCCCTGGTCAACGTGGTCCGGATGCGCACGGCCGATCTGCACCGCGATGCCCTGCTGCCGCGCGACGAGCGGGCGTCCGCCCGGGTCGTCGACGGCCTGCGGTACGTGTGGCGTCGCCCCGACCTGCTGCTGCCAATGGCGATCATGTCGGTGATCGGCATGTCGCTGTTCAACTTCCAGCTCACCCTGGCCGCGCTGGCGAAGACGGTCTTCCACACCGGTGCCGCCTCCTTCGGCCTGTTCAGCACGGCACTGGCCGTCGGCGCGCTCGGCGGCGCGCTCAGCGGCACCGGTCGGCGTAGCCGCCCGTCGGTGTGGCTGGTGCTCGGCGCGGCGATCGCCTGCGCCAGCTTCGGCACCCTGGTCGGCCTCTCCACGGCGTACTGGCTGGTCGTGGTGCTGCTGGTGCCGACCGGCTTCTGCATGGTCTTCTTCGCCCAGGCCGCCAACCAGCGGATCCAGATGGGCGTCGACGCGGCCTTCCGGGGACGGGTGATGGCCCTGTGGGTGCTGGTGTTCCTGGGCACCAACCCGGTCGGCGCGCCGCTCATCGGCTGGGTCGCGGAGCACTACGGTGCCGGTGCCAGCATCTGGATGGGCGGGCTCATCTCGCTGGCCGCCGCGGTGATCGCCCTCACCTGGCAGCTCCGCCACTCCGGTGCCCGGCTGCGGTTCCGGGTTCTGCCGATGCCCCGTTTCTACGTCACCTCCGCCGACTGCTGA
- the thpR gene encoding RNA 2',3'-cyclic phosphodiesterase, translating to MRLFVAVRPSVQAVNHLGVQVARLRVAAATAAGVNVRLADPAVLHLTVAFLGAVESDRLVEVESALGLAAERFRDGRNAAPRLSLGGGGRFGRGRSTVLWVDLRGEVEALHVLAGLIRSRLSHGRLPCDDRPFRPHLTVARPGDRMDPVDVEADRASLDGYEGPSWPASELVLVRSYLGGRPRYERIAAWSL from the coding sequence GTGCGACTCTTCGTCGCGGTCCGCCCGTCCGTCCAGGCGGTCAATCACCTTGGCGTACAGGTCGCCCGTCTGCGCGTCGCGGCGGCGACCGCCGCTGGCGTCAACGTCCGGCTCGCCGATCCGGCCGTCCTGCATCTCACAGTGGCGTTCCTCGGCGCCGTCGAGTCTGACCGGCTGGTCGAGGTGGAGAGTGCGCTCGGCCTGGCCGCCGAGCGGTTCCGGGACGGCCGGAACGCCGCACCCCGGTTGAGTCTCGGCGGCGGTGGCCGGTTCGGTCGGGGTCGATCCACAGTGCTGTGGGTGGACCTGCGGGGGGAGGTCGAGGCGTTGCACGTGCTGGCCGGGCTGATTCGGTCCCGGCTGAGCCACGGCCGGCTGCCCTGCGACGACAGGCCATTTCGGCCGCACCTGACCGTCGCCCGGCCCGGCGACCGGATGGACCCGGTCGACGTCGAGGCCGACCGGGCCAGCCTGGACGGGTACGAAGGGCCATCGTGGCCGGCGTCGGAGCTGGTGCTGGTGCGCAGCTACCTCGGCGGCCGACCGCGCTACGAACGGATCGCCGCCTGGTCGCTGTGA